From Paenibacillus graminis, a single genomic window includes:
- the lysS gene encoding lysine--tRNA ligase, protein MHWSEKIASRLIDNHPGQQTFVCASGISPSGHIHIGNFREIVTTYFVSRALEKAGKQVRFIFSWDDFDRFRKVPVQVDPSFGQYIGRPYTQVPCPYGCHTSYAEHFEQEFEEALQAFGIRPEFIYQSKEYQSRRYAPGILHALRSRGEIYDILMSFKTGKASEADRAAFYPVSIYCADCGRDSTTVHSFEEEKALLTYSCACGHHSSLSVPEADNIKLQWKIDWPMRWNMEQVLFEPGGRDHSSETGSYNVASVISERIFGKAPPMYEPYEFIRIKGSFAKMSSSSGNNYTPDDLLKVYAPENILFLFAKYQPGAAFHIGMDEDVLRNYTEYERYRKAYDSHTLTDDLRAAVELSLIDPMDDNTPGFGPVAGLLPLIHFDRQLLLEIMTRNGEKVDVKRLEQTAERAEYWVKHWMPQKLVTVNTRRDDARYETLEAHERGWLDAFCRLLRAGGMEDEPLMTEIYAICYDEDKKRMKNNQKRLFTLIYQLVLGRETGPRIPVLIQAVGMEKLLALLDF, encoded by the coding sequence ATGCATTGGTCAGAAAAAATAGCAAGCCGGTTAATCGATAACCACCCGGGGCAGCAGACATTCGTGTGCGCATCGGGGATCAGTCCTTCGGGCCACATCCATATCGGGAATTTCCGGGAGATTGTGACGACGTATTTTGTAAGCAGGGCGCTCGAAAAAGCGGGCAAACAGGTGCGGTTTATTTTTTCATGGGATGATTTCGACCGGTTCCGCAAGGTTCCAGTTCAAGTAGATCCAAGCTTCGGGCAGTATATTGGCAGACCCTACACGCAGGTTCCTTGTCCTTATGGGTGCCACACCTCCTATGCGGAGCATTTTGAGCAGGAATTTGAAGAGGCGCTCCAGGCGTTTGGAATCCGGCCGGAATTTATTTATCAGAGCAAGGAGTATCAGTCCCGCCGGTATGCACCCGGAATTCTTCATGCGCTGCGCAGCAGAGGTGAAATCTATGACATTCTGATGTCGTTCAAAACAGGTAAAGCCAGCGAAGCGGACAGAGCCGCATTCTATCCCGTCAGTATCTATTGCGCAGATTGTGGTAGGGACTCGACCACGGTGCATTCTTTTGAGGAAGAAAAAGCGCTATTAACCTACAGCTGTGCATGCGGACATCATAGCAGTCTGTCTGTTCCCGAGGCGGATAATATCAAGCTGCAATGGAAAATCGACTGGCCGATGCGCTGGAACATGGAGCAGGTGCTGTTTGAGCCTGGAGGCCGCGACCATTCGTCGGAAACAGGCAGTTATAATGTAGCTTCAGTCATCTCGGAGCGGATATTTGGAAAGGCGCCGCCCATGTATGAGCCTTATGAATTCATTAGAATTAAAGGGAGCTTTGCCAAAATGTCCAGTTCATCCGGGAACAACTACACACCAGATGATCTGCTGAAGGTCTATGCGCCGGAAAATATTCTCTTCCTGTTCGCCAAATATCAGCCGGGTGCCGCGTTTCATATCGGGATGGATGAAGATGTGCTGCGCAACTATACGGAATATGAGCGTTACCGGAAAGCATACGACTCCCATACCCTCACGGATGATCTTCGCGCTGCGGTGGAGCTTTCCCTGATTGATCCGATGGACGATAACACTCCCGGCTTCGGACCCGTTGCTGGCTTGCTGCCCTTGATTCATTTTGACCGCCAATTACTGCTGGAGATTATGACACGGAACGGGGAAAAAGTAGATGTTAAGCGGCTGGAGCAGACAGCGGAACGGGCAGAATATTGGGTCAAACACTGGATGCCGCAAAAGCTGGTCACTGTAAATACCCGCCGTGATGACGCACGCTATGAAACATTGGAAGCTCACGAGCGAGGGTGGCTGGATGCTTTTTGCAGGCTGCTGAGAGCCGGCGGAATGGAGGATGAGCCGCTGATGACGGAGATCTATGCCATTTGTTATGACGAGGATAAAAAAAGA